A part of Nostoc sp. C052 genomic DNA contains:
- a CDS encoding DUF190 domain-containing protein, giving the protein MTIWKQLTIYVSELDCWEHQPLHQVLLGIARKQGLTGVTVVRAISGYGKHGVFRTLNKLDPSTESSALPLLVTVIDSETAITEFFSLVKDMLKDKFVTCQSIEVLSPLVTL; this is encoded by the coding sequence ATGACAATATGGAAACAATTAACAATTTATGTTAGCGAGTTGGATTGTTGGGAACATCAACCCCTTCATCAAGTTCTGCTCGGAATCGCTCGCAAACAAGGATTAACAGGGGTAACGGTAGTGCGGGCAATTTCTGGATATGGTAAACATGGGGTTTTTCGGACTCTAAATAAGCTAGATCCGTCTACTGAGTCCTCTGCACTACCACTTCTTGTTACAGTTATTGATAGTGAAACTGCAATAACCGAATTTTTTTCCTTGGTCAAAGATATGCTTAAAGATAAGTTTGTCACTTGTCAAAGCATAGAAGTTCTTTCGCCATTGGTAACGCTTTAA